In Gouania willdenowi chromosome 15, fGouWil2.1, whole genome shotgun sequence, one DNA window encodes the following:
- the mrpl2 gene encoding large ribosomal subunit protein uL2m yields MMAVSCLSRALRSLTVSQSALLTSQALARTTLRPPQPSVTVEQCRGFITSASLEQYRSDWKNREKYTVRPIGMKKTGGRDHTGKVRTHGIGGGHKQKYRWIDFQRLRYEPEKKEEPFDEKVVLVRYDPCRSANIALISGGNRKRWIIATENMQAGDIIRTSGVIGRMAVSTKEGDAHPLGALPVGTLVNNLETEPGKGAQYIRAAGTSGVLLRKVNGTAIVQLPSKQQVQVLETCVVTVGRVSNIDHNKKIIGKAGKNRWLGIRPSSGLWQRKGGWAGRKIKPLPPMKSYVNRPSISAN; encoded by the exons atGATGGCGGTGTCGTGTCTCAGTCGAGCCCTGCGCTCCCTGACTGTGTCCCAGTCTGCTTTGCTCACCTCTCAG GCGTTAGCACGGACAACGCTCAGACCACCTCAACCTTCTGTCACAGTGGAACAATGCAGAGGCTTCATCACCAGTGCTTCCCTGGAGCAGTACAGGTCAGACTGGAAGAACAGGGAGAAATACACGGTCAGGCCAATAGGAATGAAGAAGACGGGAGGTCGTGATCACACAG GAAAGGTGCGCACACACGGCATCGGTGGCGGacacaaacagaaatacagGTGGATAGATTTCCAGCGACTGCGGTATGAACCTGAGAAGAAGGAGGAGCCGTTTGATGAGAAGGTGGTGCTGGTACGATACGACCCCTGCAG GTCTGCTAACATCGCGTTGATATCCGGCGGCAACCGTAAAAGATGGATTATTGCAACAGAGAATATGCAGGCTGGTGACATCATCAGAACATCTGGAGTTATCGGCCGCATGGCAG TGTCGACCAAGGAGGGCGATGCTCACCCACTGGGTGCTCTCCCTGTGGGCACACTGGTCAACAACCTGGAGACCGAGCCAGGAAAAGGAGCACAGTACATCCGTGCTGCAG ggaCGAGTGGTGTGTTACTGCGTAAAGTGAACGGCACGGCCATTGTTCAGCTTCCCTCTAAGCAGCAGGTCCAG GTGTTGGAGACCTGCGTAGTGACAGTGGGGCGCGTCTCCAACATCgaccacaacaaaaaaatcatcgGTAAAGCCGGTAAGAACCGCTGGCTCGGCATCCGTCCATCTAGCGGCCTGTggcagaggaaaggaggctgGGCCGGACGCAAGATCAAACCACTGCCTCCCATGAAGAGCTACGTCAACCGGCCCTCTATCTCTGCAAACTGA